The Gossypium hirsutum isolate 1008001.06 chromosome D07, Gossypium_hirsutum_v2.1, whole genome shotgun sequence genome includes the window GTTGGTAAGTTTGGTTTATTTTGTTGTAATCTTGGTTTACTTGAGACTGAGATGAACAATGCTACTAAAGATtctatttttatacttaaatgttttaatttacaAATGATTAATTAGTGTGAAAAGTTTACTTAAGAAAAGGGGGAAAAAAGGTGAGAATGACGTGGAAGAAGATTTGAAGTAGATAGTTGGAGTATAGTAGGGCCAATGAGTGAAAGGAAAGGCAAATCAATGGGGGGAGGGGGGGCGGGACATCAAAACTTAGAGCAAGGGCCAAAGGCTCCATTTTTAGTTGGCCTTTGCCTTTTTAGCTTTTTATATAATAACAAAtgcttttgttttttgttttgttctttttaatATATAGGACACGAACCATGTACCTACTTGTTTGTTATGCTTGATGGTGATGGCCCATGGTTACATTCAAGCATCGAAAAAGTATTTaatattactatataaaaaaccTAAAGAGTTTGTAGGAAAAGGAGCTTCATGAAAAGATTGATTCAGTTTAGCTTTAAAAAccgaagaaaaaggaaaaacaaacagTAATATATGACAAAGAGAATAAAGCTTAGTCCTCCCTAACCCCTAAAGCATACCAAATTGAATCATCAGAAATAATGAGATGCAAAGGCATAAATAGAGGGAAGGGTTCAGGGTTGTCCACACATGCATGAAAGCAGAACTGGAACTCCATTACTGTTACCATCATTATCTAGTCGGCCCTTCTTTTGAGTCTCAGCATCTGCAACATGGCATGAACTTGTTCGAGGAGGAGCGATGCAGCCATTAATGAATAGGGAGTTTGATTCTATATTGGGTTGAGCCTGCAGGGCAAGTTCGTCAGGTCCATTGACTGTAGGACTGTGGTTCCTTCTATATCCACTGGCTGCTCTTCTTTCCACCGCGAGGAAGTGGCCGAGTGATGGAGCATTGTTTGCATTATTAACATTCTCAGCATCGGTATTATCCCTTGAACATAATGAAAACAGCCAAACTTTTGATCTGTTGTTTCGTTTTTCTCTTGTTGCTTCAGCTTTCCTTCCTCTTATGGATCTTTTCGAGAGTTCCCAGATGCTAGAAACCCCGATTAGGCTCCCAAGCGTAATGCTCTTATCATGGAAAAAGGAACCAGTTGACTGACAATCAAGCAAACAAGAGATATCGGTAAAACAATGTACAAATCAACTTACAAATCCACCTGCAGAAATCACTAGAAGCAAGTTGCTTTATACGCGGTATTCTTAGGACCCTTCTTCAAATAATTACACCAAATATCGTGAAATAAACAACTAGCCAAATGTATCATTAccatgaaaataaattttcacttCTTTACATAAAATCTCATCACATTTTGGTCAAATTATGTGCTTCATCAGATAAATGATTAATATGTAATCACCAGCAGCAGCAGTATAAATGAGTGAGTTGACATGATTAATGTGTAATCACCAGCACCAGCACATTACAGATAAAGTCAATGCCGGCTACTGCTGATTGCAATTATTAAGTGCCGGTAGCTTAAGACCTCACCTATGAAACAAAAACACCTAATAGCAGCACTTCACTCTTAAAACTATGACAGAAAGCACCAAATCAGGCTCCACATGACAACCCCAACCGCAGAGCTCGGATAGAGAAAAGGGGTACTACCAATGCTAGGACTTGAATCCCAAACTTGTTTGATGCTACCTCTTAAGAACCCACTCCGTTTACTTTTAGCAAATTTGTCAAAAACAGTTTGTTCAATGGAGCAAGAGAAAGGGGAGATTTTACTGCCCTACCAAATAAAGAAATCATCTAATAGCACTACTCAATGTTGTTGCAAATTGGGTATTAGTTTACTACCCTACAACAGAAGACAAGAAAAATCAACAAAAAGAAATGCATTTCTCCGGTGCAAGTATGTTTGTGCAAGAAAAAACCAAAAAGGCTACAGTGgtaaagcaaaaacaaaaacccAAGACAAGACCACTGAAATTGTACAAATCTAAGCAAAATTACAACCAAAATATGTCTAGTTTTTCCAGTGAGACTGAGTCACTCACTGACCTCTGTGTCTAAATCTGAAGAGGAATCTGTGGAGGAAGTTGGGGAACCAGTGAGTATAGTGTTGAATGATATTGATCCTGAGTAATCATGGTTTCTTCCAGGCAACCCAACTCTCACATTCAGGGGCTGCAATCCCAGGGGCCAACCTTCTTCCTGCTATCAAATAAAAAACCAACTTATCATATAACTGTACTAACATCAACAATATGACAAACAGCAAGTAGACACACACACATTAATATGATAGAGgaatttaaagaagaaaaatagacACCCCACAACTATAAGAGACAACCCATGAGAGAATAACCAGAGAGAAGACAAGCATTACCTGATGAGCCATGTCTCTGCTGAAGTACTTTGTGAGTGTGACTTGATTGATCTTTACTAAAAGTAGATATGAGATATATGAACcaagaaaagaaaaaccctaaaaactatagattaataaccaaattaaagcAAGTAAAGTGAACTGGTTATAGATGTTCATATATATGGACTTTGAAGAACAACATTCGTTACATGTCAGAGAGAGAGATAGGGTGAAAGGACAAGAGTAAAAACAAGCTGAAGATAGtcaaagaaaggaaataaaatgaGTAAAAGAGTCTTGTCATTTGGAAGCATTCTTTCACTTTGCTTTGCaaaggaaaacaaaaacaaaatcattatgtactttgaataaaataaaaattgtaatcaGAAGATAAAGGCTCCACGGGCAGTTCAGATGTTTGTCCTTGAAATTTTACTTAATATACCCAACTTGCATTTAACTATGTTCTTCATCACTGTAAGATGCTTGCCATTGATTATAAATGTTGTAAACTTGAAACTTTGTGACCAGCAAACGGAGCAAAATTTATCGGTATACGTTAAAATCACGAGTTCATATAAGTTTTATTTGTCAATTGGGTGCAAAAATATTAAGACTAATTTGGTCATACAAGGAATTCATACAAAGGAGGATCCAAGGAAGTGGAAGGGTAAGGGGCCAAGTGGTCAACTTTTGCCTTGGTGGATGGCAATAACAAAGCACATACTTAAAGTCTTTGATTGTCCAAATCTCAATCATGTATGTACCTTTTTCCCCTTGGTCCACAAAAACAGCAGTGTCGGCCCAAGTTTTCAAGTTTTAAGACCCACAAGATATGGGTCTCAAGGAACCCAATTAAGTGCTGTTTTCATTGTATCTGCAATGTCATCAGACCATGTCATTAATATGCAAGGGTCCCAAATTCAATTTCGGCTTTTATCATTGGGGCAAACCCACAAGTTGGCTAACCATTGTGAGAATCAACTAGGGATGGGTTACATGGGCTAGCCATGAAGTATTTAGCTGATGATCTAGCTTTGGTTAGCTAATGTCCTGTTTTGGGCTAAGTATTGAGCTAATTAGACAATATTCCAAGgtccattcattcatagcttgcagGGGACACAATTTCTGACAGATTATCTGTCAGGAATTGAAAACCCTACGACAAAAAAGCTAGCAGTAGCACGCAGTAATATACTATCCCTTTTAATCATTATTATCAGGTTGTTTCCAGGAAGGTGATGAGTATGGCTGGCTATTTTTTACTTTGTATTCATTTTTCCAATACTCCAGTGGGGGAATATACATAGCTTCGTATGTCCTGTAAGAATGTTACTGTATTAACAACCCCTTAGCTTGCAGGCTTTGCTTGTACCAAATCTCACAGAACGGTACCCtcttcatcttttcctttttttttctgaagAAGTAGTACTGATACATTttgaaaaactaaagaaaacccaaaTGCCCCATTTTATAAATTCTTATGTGTATCGAATACCAACATGTATATATGAAGTCCAAAATGTCAaatatatagtaataatataGCATGAATCATTAAGCTCaataaaaattaacatgaaaGTAGATCTGTTGCAATTCCAAGAAATTACTTCCTTTCGGGAATGTACCTTTTTATTGTTGAAAACGAGATGGTGATCATGTATTGTCATAAAGCAAAACATGAACTATCATTTTCAGTTCTTTATTAACTAAGAGCgaacatatatttatatcaattttaatattttctttattatttaaatatatttatattattctttGGATCACAATGTATactgtgttttatttatttttatgcttaGAAGGGAAATAAACTTCCTTGAAGTTAGGGAAAGCATCTATTATTTACTGCCAGGATAATTTGTGATCAGAGAGAATATCCCACTTGGGTTTGCTCACCCAACTGGTAAAAACAAGAGTATGTTTGCTTCTCTTGGGAAAGTCAATGGCAACCCCATTTTCTCAACTCAAAAAAGAGTCAATGCCACATTCTATCACAAAAGAAGACTCCATTTTCACTCCATTCAAAAGCTTTGACATAGAGAACCCAAAGTCTATGGGGAAAGCAGACAAAAAAGGAACCCCCAAGAATCCAAAGCTCAAACCCATGATGATTTTCTACTTCAACTTGATGaatctttatgttttttagatctgGGTTCTgttaaaaacacccaaaaacatgGGGGGGGGAGGAACATAAATTAACAGAAGCTAATGCGTTGAAATATTGAAGCTGAATATAGCATTgatgaagagagaaaaagaaacatGAGTCTAAATTCTTCACAGAAATAcataatatctatatatatattataacatcaGTTGAAGTCACTTCCTTGTCTGACTTTCTTAATCTTGTTCCCTAGATCTGCAAGAAGAGCCGGAGGAAATAAAGACTCTATCTCTTTAGTAAAATCAAGCAGGATTCGACGGCCAAAGGCTTTTCGTTTGGGTGAAATGGGGAGAGATTTTGGTTTTCTTGGTGCAGGTGGGCACTTGAGGATGACAGGAATTTTATGGTCCGAAGAAGTTGGAGTCTTGAACCCATTGTTGTTTCGATCTTCCTCATCATCAACCTTTGGAGATGGCAATTTTAACTCCAAAGGAGCCATCTTCAACGTCTTGCATTTGTCTTGTTGTTGATCTTGTCCTAGTCTTTCTTCTTTTTGCTGCTGAGGGTCATCGTCATCGTCTTGGAAAGTCGTAATTTGACATTCATCTCCTTGTTGTAACACTAAAGGAGTGCGTCGTCTAACCAAGAAACCGATTTCCATGCTACTGCTTAGATCTTTCTCAGTGAGAAACATCTCTGAATTCGACACACCCATGAATTTAGCTCCCGTACATGAAGAAACCAAGCCCCCCCCCctctcccaaaaaaaaaaaaatcttcaagTCTAATCAAGAAAAATGAGCTCTAGGATCGAGATCAGAAAGAGAGATGATCATCTGCATTGAAAAAGACAAGAAGTACTAGGTAGTTACCCTAAAACCCAAGGCATGAAAAGCCtggaagagaaggaagaaagaaaagatgggAAGGGGCGCTACTTCATCACATCACCATCTTTCTTGATTGTTTCTTTGGAATTTagctctttctctctctctctcaagaTGTTTGTGATGAAGAAAGCAAAACAGATATAGGCTTTGAAAACACTCTTTGGTGAAGGATCCAATGCAGCACCATATAATCACACCCACACAAATCTTTCTCTTTCACATCCTATCTCtatatctttatatataataaataaaaagtctcTTTCTAGCTTacctgttattattattatttatttttcttgagaGGGTGAAATCACTTTTACTCTTACTAAAAGCTAGCGTCACCCATTAACTAACTATATACAAAACAAATCTCGTTTACTCGATCGCTTTTTTCCTCTTTGATGCATCAAACCACGTGGTTTACTACATGGACTCAAAGGAGAGATATGCCATTTGATATCAGTATCcaaatgtgtttttattattatatttccatGAATTTTCGTTGTTGTTTGTTTTATAAGTAAAAgaaaatgttataataataatttttcatgtcCGAAAGGAGACATTGTTGGGGTGTCTGGTTTTAAGCCATGTACCCCATGTTGTGCTCCACTCCTTGGACATTGGTTGCTGGTTTTTTGGATCTCTTACAAGAAGGGTTGCCAGGGATCAATGGGGGTTCTAAATGATTGTCAAAGCAAAcctggaaaatatatatatatatatttctcgagcaatatcattgccattcattttttttttttactttgcttTCTTAATGGCCTGGCCTCATATCACGATTCATAATTGAACTATTGAAGCTCATAATTATAAGATACAGCAAGAGCATGATACTATGTATATATGTAGGAGATCCCAATTACAACATAAATCTGTTTCACAATATTATACATAGATCAGAGATACAAATGGAGAAACCCAAAgtcaaacacacacacacacatatatatgggATATTATGAGGATATGAGTTAAGGTCACATACAAACCAGAGTTTTAGCATCGCCTCTCCAAAGAGGACTAGATATGGTAAAATATGGTAGAGAAGTGAAACAATATTCAAGAATGTGAAATGATACTGCAAAAGCATAGAGACCCAGATCCAGGTATGGTATTTAATAAATTCAAGGCCTTTTTTGTTCCCCCACATATTTTCCAATAGAACAGAAAGCTGCAGTGCATGTTTTCACATGGGTCCCATTGCAATACATTGGAAGGAATGCTTTTGATTTTAGGCTTAGGATTCCTGCACTGGAAACTGGATATGCTACGCACTAAgatttgatttatattttgatttttcaacTAATATATACTAGAATTCTATAACCACGCATGTATACATTAATaaacaaatgtaaaatttcaaattaataataatacaaatgcaatattttgaaattaaaataaaaatatagattaaatagtaagtaaaaaaaaatttaaataaatacatttcaattgtttattatggCATTGCTATTTTTCTTGAATTGGTATCGAGCTGGCTTATGACACTAAATTAATCGATGACATTATTAATAAGATTATGACATAGCCATAATATgggtaaaaattattatatactaTATTTATTAAGAATTGATGTAAAAACCAAATATTACTTTAGTTGAAATGGTCAAATTAGGAGATTATATGTCTAATGTTTTAGGTTTAAATCCTATCATAAGCatgattttttttctagattttatataaaaagacaaGGCTATCCTTAAATTAATACTTATTGatttgttaaaataaaagttttttggtaatttaaaatttgagttggGACCCAACAGATAACAAAGTATGCATAATGTAAATAATCCGGGTTTAAATCCTAtcacattaaaatttttaatagttttcttaaaaataaaaagactaaaaaaaTCCTCAAATAATATGgtttattttaattacgaaagaatatttttaaaattttcttaattgaATTGATACTGTGATATCAATAAATAGTATAGATATTTATACAATATTATcacaaaaatcaatattttatagAAGAGATTAATTATGGAGTAGTATTGTAGTAGTGGTAAGCATTGCCATTTTGGCAATGTTATGATATCATCATGTTATATATtttgttgaaatgaaaaatacaaaagtgaatgtaattttttaaagtgcaattcaaatatttaaacttcataatcaacaaatatatttactaatttctCGTCTAAGAAATGATAAAATCACGACGGCAGTGGGGACCAGATTGGATTGCTTGGATTTCACCGCATCACGAAAAGATAGAAAAGGGCTTCCAAACTTCCcacatctatttatttatttatttattttcacctTTTGATTTACTACATTCCTTTTCCATATTTCcggaatttattttcttttttttaatgtaaaaacaatttaaaatatggCATTTATCGATTTACAGCAaagcattaatataattaattaaccatccaaAATACAATTAAACAACATTGTAAATAAAGCATATGGCATTTTTTtctctcaatttaaaattttcatctatttttattgttaaaaattggtgaTGAAATAGTCAAACAGTGGCACATGGCATGTCACGTGTATCTCATGTTGGTGTACAATAACAAgttttttaacaatagaaatttataaaatttttaatagaatgaccaTACAAAGATTTGTTTGCCCATTCTTTTTAGTAGAGGGATAAAatgcaattaaatttttattatagggcctccatgatacttttaccataaTTAGGGATTGATCTTAAAATGCGTGTTAATTgattattaattatcatttactacattaaatgtaaaaattaattaattattataaacaataaattaattttagcaagtatccttaaataaaataaataaaaacaggGGAAAAGATTATAAAGTAATTATAGAAAAAGAGagtttgataataaaataaaaatagaaaattaaagtGAGGTAATATAGGGAAAAgtgaaaatagtaattaaaaaaaagggtgtGATGGCACATAATTGCAAATCTCATGCTCTCCATAGTCCATAGAGTCATGCTTAATGATTTTGCTTCCCATCTTCGACCATCATGTCCCCCATCATCTTCCTTCTCTTTGTTTATTTTCTCCCCATCAATTCATGTTTTTCTCCAACACCCAATCGGCGTTGGTAGGGCTTTGTTTCATGAGATAAGTACTATATCAATAACTGGGGTTTTTATGTCTACCAAGGACGAGTTAGTTGTATTGTATATATTGATTAAATTACTTTCAATTTTCATGAGATTTCTGAATTTTTTCAACATTTTGATTAAgaaattaaaacacaaatgtATCTTTTGGtttttgagtttagttttaatatttaatttgatattttagtgtttttatcttaatttggtacttgagtttagCTTTAaagttcaatttggtacctaaaccaAATGACACTATGTGACCTTTGGCACatgtattttgataaaaaaacataaatacttaattgagataaatgaaaaaaaaattcagatacTAAATTAGACCAAAAaaaccttaaatattaaattgaaaaatttaagtACCATAGTACCAAAACAATTATTTAAGCCAAACTGAAATATCAAATTAgaatagaaaaaaatcaaatattaagttaaacattaaaattaaacttagataccaataatatattaattcatatatatatagttgaTATTAGAATGGTTTTCATTATGtgagaattcaaaattttataaaaataacaaaaaaaagataacatatgaaaaaaaataaaacgcGACACCAAATAATAAAACCTACaaattaaaatgatatatttatttataataatgtaaaaggaaaaataatataactaatataatttatttgaaactTAAATGGTGgatcttaattaatattttagtattataaatGGTTGACATATCAATTAATAAGACCTGCCACTTGTCACGCAATGAGCTCTCCCACTTAAGATTTGTTTCTATTTTACATGAAAATCTCACTCCAGATCATCTAAcctaatctctctctctctctctatatatatatatatttacaagatCTTAAATCTCATTGTGACATAGAGGTTTAATTTACTGACAATGACATAATATTGTGATGACATATGACAGTTGTGTTATTTacctctattttttatatttaaaaatatgatataattttaaaataataatatattatttgaataatattaataattcataaatttaaatttaaaatacttaattttcACACTCTGCTATGCacgagttttaaaaaattaataaaattttaacaattaaaaacaATGGATATTAAtggatcaaaatttaattttataaaattattaaatatttggattttttaaataatattattcaaagatatattatttataaatttagaataattaattttatgagTAAGTTTAAGACAAACAGATTGTTGAAGGCTTGAAGTTGGTTTGGTCAAAGGGATTCACCCAGGTAGGGGTTAATTGTGATAATGCAATGTTAATAGATACTATTCGAAGAATCGAAATGGATTCGTATCAATTAATAACATTGCAGAAATCCAATTAATACATGAATGGTTCACTAAGGGCTGGAAAGTGAAATTTAGGCATGGtttgagaaaaataataaagtagttGATTGTTTGGCTAAGACAACAATAAAGAAGTTAAATCAATTAGTTCCTCTCACAGTATGTTACAAAACTGCTAGAAAAAGATCATGTTCATAATTTACTGCATGAGTAGGCCTCTATCCCCATACATTAGTTTTTTAGGCACGTATTTTCTATTTACTATAAAGAAAACACATATTGTCATCATTACATGACTATTTCTTAAATTAAtggttatatataaattatttattttagtcacAAGATTCATATTcacttattt containing:
- the LOC107922361 gene encoding uncharacterized protein At3g17950 isoform X2, producing the protein MAHQEEGWPLGLQPLNVRVGLPGRNHDYSGSISFNTILTGSPTSSTDSSSDLDTESTGSFFHDKSITLGSLIGVSSIWELSKRSIRGRKAEATREKRNNRSKVWLFSLCSRDNTDAENVNNANNAPSLGHFLAVERRAASGYRRNHSPTVNGPDELALQAQPNIESNSLFINGCIAPPRTSSCHVADAETQKKGRLDNDGNSNGVPVLLSCMCGQP
- the LOC107922361 gene encoding uncharacterized protein At3g17950 isoform X1, with protein sequence MAHQQEEGWPLGLQPLNVRVGLPGRNHDYSGSISFNTILTGSPTSSTDSSSDLDTESTGSFFHDKSITLGSLIGVSSIWELSKRSIRGRKAEATREKRNNRSKVWLFSLCSRDNTDAENVNNANNAPSLGHFLAVERRAASGYRRNHSPTVNGPDELALQAQPNIESNSLFINGCIAPPRTSSCHVADAETQKKGRLDNDGNSNGVPVLLSCMCGQP
- the LOC107921117 gene encoding cyclin-dependent protein kinase inhibitor SMR3 encodes the protein MGVSNSEMFLTEKDLSSSMEIGFLVRRRTPLVLQQGDECQITTFQDDDDDPQQQKEERLGQDQQQDKCKTLKMAPLELKLPSPKVDDEEDRNNNGFKTPTSSDHKIPVILKCPPAPRKPKSLPISPKRKAFGRRILLDFTKEIESLFPPALLADLGNKIKKVRQGSDFN